In Arthrobacter sp. QXT-31, one genomic interval encodes:
- a CDS encoding sugar-binding transcriptional regulator, which produces MRDANDGPAGTGSKFPLELLYQAARMYYLDDANQVKISQALDVSRPTVSRLLAEARRIGLVKIEVVNPSRHASDSLGSELSEALSLQKVYLADGDQSHRLRVGLLPQVSEAITEMALAPGDVLLASSGRTVYELSQAVLPKLPGVLVAPSVGGQTEPEPWYQTNEIARAMAEHAGAHPAFLWTQALPSPEMHQFLQRDPDFLRIQRLWESAKGALLGVGAPPTTRSSISRFIPKDDDSLARAVGDICLNFFDVRGERVEFPGSDRVVATPPEILHAIPHTVGVAVGTEKASSIVGGARGGYFRKLVTDAVTARAVLDYLAA; this is translated from the coding sequence ATGCGGGACGCCAACGACGGTCCGGCCGGCACCGGGAGCAAATTTCCGCTGGAGCTGCTGTATCAGGCTGCGAGGATGTACTACCTGGACGATGCCAACCAGGTAAAGATCTCCCAGGCGCTGGACGTGTCCCGGCCGACCGTCAGCCGCCTGCTGGCGGAGGCCCGGCGGATCGGCCTGGTCAAAATCGAGGTGGTGAATCCGTCCCGGCACGCCTCCGACTCCCTGGGCAGTGAGCTTTCCGAAGCCCTGTCGCTTCAGAAGGTTTACCTGGCCGACGGCGACCAGTCACACCGGCTCCGGGTCGGGCTGCTCCCCCAGGTATCCGAGGCCATAACGGAGATGGCCCTGGCCCCCGGCGACGTTCTGCTGGCTTCTTCGGGCAGGACCGTATATGAACTCAGCCAGGCCGTGCTGCCAAAGCTTCCCGGCGTGCTGGTTGCCCCCAGCGTGGGGGGCCAGACCGAGCCGGAGCCCTGGTACCAGACCAATGAAATTGCCCGCGCCATGGCAGAACATGCCGGCGCACATCCCGCGTTCCTCTGGACCCAGGCGCTCCCCTCCCCCGAGATGCATCAGTTCCTGCAGCGGGATCCGGACTTCCTCAGGATCCAGCGGCTGTGGGAGTCGGCCAAGGGCGCGCTCCTGGGCGTTGGCGCTCCGCCCACCACCCGGAGCTCCATTTCACGCTTCATTCCCAAGGACGACGATTCCTTGGCCCGCGCCGTGGGCGACATCTGCCTGAACTTCTTCGACGTCCGAGGAGAACGTGTGGAGTTTCCCGGCAGCGACCGCGTGGTGGCCACACCGCCGGAGATTCTGCACGCGATCCCGCACACGGTCGGTGTTGCCGTCGGAACCGAGAAGGCCAGCAGTATAGTTGGCGGGGCCAGGGGAGGCTACTTCCGGAAGCTGGTCACCGACGCGGTTACCGCCCGGGCAGTCCTGGACTATCTGGCGGCCTAG
- a CDS encoding zinc-binding dehydrogenase, with amino-acid sequence MTTTYEEQAATDTAVPAVMQAVICHGPENYTLEEVATPVPGEDELLMKVEAVGVCASDLKCYHGAAKFWGDENRPAWAQKEVTPGHEFVGTIVRGGAAALAHHGLELGDRVACEQIVPCEECRYCQRGQYWMCGPHDMFGFRNYNGAMAEYLVVPINARAHKVSKELAPQHAAFAEPLSCSLHAVERANIQFNDVVVIAGCGPIGLGMIAGAKAKSPLKVVALDMSDDKLALARKCGADVVINVGREDAVQAVKDMTDGYGADVYIEGTGHPSAVGQGLNLLRKLGTYVEYSVFGSDVSVDWSIISDDKELDVRGAHLGPHCWPAAIKMIESGILPMDEICTNQFPLDRFQDALDLVGDTAGASVKVSILPGAAR; translated from the coding sequence ATGACAACCACGTACGAAGAACAGGCAGCAACGGATACCGCTGTGCCGGCCGTCATGCAGGCAGTCATCTGCCATGGGCCGGAAAACTACACACTTGAAGAGGTGGCAACCCCGGTTCCCGGCGAGGACGAGTTGCTCATGAAAGTCGAGGCCGTTGGTGTCTGTGCCAGCGACCTCAAGTGCTACCACGGGGCCGCAAAGTTCTGGGGCGACGAGAACCGGCCCGCCTGGGCCCAGAAGGAGGTCACGCCCGGCCACGAGTTCGTCGGCACCATCGTGCGCGGCGGGGCGGCTGCCCTGGCCCACCATGGCCTGGAACTTGGCGACCGCGTTGCCTGCGAGCAGATCGTGCCCTGCGAGGAATGCCGGTACTGCCAGCGCGGACAGTACTGGATGTGCGGCCCGCACGACATGTTCGGCTTCCGCAACTACAACGGAGCTATGGCCGAGTACCTGGTGGTCCCGATCAACGCCCGGGCGCACAAGGTCTCCAAGGAGCTGGCACCCCAGCATGCAGCCTTTGCCGAACCGCTGTCCTGCTCCCTGCATGCCGTGGAGCGGGCCAACATCCAGTTCAATGACGTCGTGGTGATCGCCGGCTGCGGTCCGATCGGGCTCGGCATGATCGCCGGCGCCAAGGCCAAGAGCCCGCTGAAGGTTGTCGCCCTGGACATGTCCGACGACAAACTGGCCCTTGCGCGCAAGTGCGGTGCCGACGTCGTCATCAACGTCGGGCGCGAGGACGCTGTGCAGGCGGTCAAGGACATGACGGACGGCTACGGCGCCGACGTCTACATTGAAGGCACGGGGCATCCCTCGGCCGTGGGCCAGGGGCTAAACCTGCTGCGAAAGCTTGGCACCTACGTCGAATACTCCGTCTTCGGTTCGGATGTTTCCGTGGACTGGTCCATCATCAGCGACGACAAGGAACTCGACGTCCGCGGCGCGCACCTGGGCCCCCACTGCTGGCCCGCCGCCATCAAAATGATCGAATCAGGCATCCTGCCGATGGACGAGATCTGCACCAACCAGTTCCCCCTGGACAGGTTCCAGGACGCCCTGGACCTGGTGGGCGACACCGCCGGCGCTTCCGTCAAGGTCTCGATCCTTCCCGGCGCCGCACGCTAG
- a CDS encoding RbtT/DalT/CsbX family MFS transporter, producing MTTIATPVAPSRERLLDRIGIPHSLRWGFLGVLVFMTGNGVESNFIAPHMAAALGNQAMLVPTIITMYGVAVTVASYLSGALSDLVGPRRVMTLGFAAWVTFEILFLVSLNAGFTPGIMASYFLRGLGYPLFAFAFLVWINTVAPRKSNGTAVGWFYVMFTGGLPTFGSLFALTFIPLFGGGHTGESLTMAASIGLVTAGFLIARLGVREERGSRRLAPQGESTAEVLTGGIRLLAREPRILTGFIVRLINTAPQYGMFVILPGVISGELGWSQTQWLMMTVIVYASNISFNAVFGAIGDRWGWQRTVRWFGVVGSAAGLLAWWYVPHLVAPGSDWGYWLSVLAGVVFGILLAGFVPMGAIMPALTPDRKGAAMAMYTTAAGGAAFLGAAVVAAVLPWGGNAGVVWAFVALYGVAFALTTFLKVPEDSAGTRHH from the coding sequence ATGACCACAATTGCAACGCCCGTTGCCCCCTCGCGGGAACGGCTGCTCGATCGAATCGGCATTCCGCATTCCCTGCGCTGGGGCTTCCTCGGCGTCCTGGTCTTCATGACCGGCAACGGCGTCGAGTCGAACTTCATCGCCCCGCACATGGCCGCGGCCCTCGGTAACCAGGCCATGCTGGTCCCCACCATCATCACCATGTACGGCGTCGCGGTGACGGTCGCCTCGTACCTTTCCGGCGCCCTTTCGGACCTTGTGGGACCGCGCCGCGTGATGACCCTCGGCTTCGCCGCTTGGGTCACGTTCGAGATCCTGTTCCTGGTCAGCCTGAATGCAGGGTTTACTCCCGGCATCATGGCCAGCTACTTCCTTCGCGGCCTGGGCTATCCGCTGTTCGCCTTTGCGTTCCTGGTCTGGATCAACACCGTGGCGCCGCGGAAGAGCAACGGAACGGCCGTGGGCTGGTTCTACGTCATGTTCACCGGCGGCCTGCCGACGTTCGGCTCCCTGTTTGCGCTGACCTTCATCCCGCTGTTTGGCGGCGGCCACACCGGCGAGTCGCTGACCATGGCCGCCTCGATCGGCCTGGTTACGGCCGGTTTCCTCATCGCCCGGCTGGGCGTCCGGGAGGAGCGCGGCAGCAGGCGGCTCGCCCCCCAGGGCGAGTCGACGGCGGAAGTCCTCACCGGCGGCATCCGCCTCCTGGCGCGGGAACCGCGGATCCTCACCGGCTTCATCGTCCGGCTCATCAACACCGCACCCCAGTACGGCATGTTCGTGATCCTGCCCGGCGTGATCAGCGGTGAACTTGGCTGGTCCCAGACGCAGTGGCTGATGATGACGGTCATCGTGTACGCATCCAACATTTCCTTCAACGCCGTCTTCGGGGCCATCGGCGACAGGTGGGGATGGCAGCGCACGGTCCGCTGGTTCGGCGTTGTCGGCTCGGCAGCGGGCCTGCTCGCCTGGTGGTACGTGCCGCACCTGGTGGCCCCCGGCTCCGATTGGGGCTACTGGCTGTCCGTCCTGGCCGGCGTCGTCTTTGGAATCCTGCTGGCGGGCTTCGTGCCGATGGGCGCGATCATGCCTGCGCTGACTCCGGACCGCAAGGGCGCCGCCATGGCGATGTACACCACGGCAGCAGGCGGGGCGGCGTTCCTCGGCGCAGCGGTCGTTGCGGCCGTCCTCCCCTGGGGTGGAAACGCCGGCGTGGTCTGGGCGTTTGTGGCACTGTACGGCGTCGCCTTTGCCCTCACCACCTTCCTCAAAGTGCCGGAGGACAGCGCCGGCACGCGCCACCACTAA
- a CDS encoding dihydroxyacetone kinase family protein, with product MTRIFNDPAEFAEDQFAGFLDLYADRLRGVPGGAVALRTGEPQVAVVVGGGSGHYPAFAGLVGSGFATGAVVGNVFTSPSAAQVYSVAKAAHQGRGVVLTFGNYAGDNMNFGIAAERLRKEGIDTRIVVVTDDVASAAEEDKRRGIAGDFSVFKVLGAAAAAGLDIDGVERAGRAANAATRTIGVAFSGCTMPGAGRPLFTVPEGQLGLGLGIHGEPGIRDQAMPPAAELAQLMVTSLLEAAPQGAGRRVAPILNGLGTTKYEELFLLWGTVARLLREAGLDVVDAEVGELVTSLDMGGVSLTLMWLHDELETFWTADAYTPAFRKQRAPVAAAAGYVQDTGGGVRETRAIPEASPAAVVLAGTALNALESMAACLHANEARLGEIDAVAGDGDHGRGMVKGIDAALAAARTAYDGGAGAAYLLQSAGQGWAEHAGGTSGVLWGAALEAAGQSLTDGKADYTDGDFVAAVQAFSGAILDLGRAAVGDKTLVDALLPFVGELADGVGRGSSFAAAWRAAAEVATEQAEATAALRPKLGRARPLAEKSVGTPDAGATSFALLVRDLAGLRSGIPAS from the coding sequence ATGACCAGGATTTTCAACGATCCCGCCGAATTCGCCGAAGACCAGTTCGCCGGCTTCCTTGACCTCTATGCGGACCGCCTCCGCGGCGTCCCCGGCGGGGCCGTGGCGCTGCGCACCGGCGAACCGCAGGTGGCCGTCGTCGTCGGCGGAGGCTCGGGGCACTATCCCGCCTTTGCCGGCCTGGTGGGCAGCGGATTCGCCACCGGTGCCGTCGTGGGAAACGTGTTTACCTCGCCGTCGGCAGCGCAGGTGTACTCGGTCGCGAAGGCCGCCCACCAGGGGCGGGGAGTGGTCCTGACCTTCGGCAACTACGCCGGGGACAACATGAACTTCGGCATCGCCGCGGAGCGCCTGCGCAAGGAGGGCATCGATACCCGGATCGTGGTGGTCACGGACGACGTCGCCTCCGCAGCCGAGGAGGACAAGCGCCGGGGCATTGCGGGGGACTTCTCCGTCTTCAAGGTGCTCGGCGCCGCAGCGGCGGCCGGGCTGGACATCGACGGCGTTGAGCGGGCCGGGCGTGCCGCCAACGCTGCCACCCGGACCATCGGCGTCGCCTTCTCCGGCTGCACCATGCCGGGGGCCGGGCGGCCGCTGTTCACGGTCCCGGAGGGGCAGCTGGGCCTTGGCCTGGGCATTCACGGGGAACCGGGCATCCGGGACCAGGCCATGCCCCCGGCCGCCGAACTGGCGCAGCTGATGGTCACGTCACTGCTCGAGGCCGCGCCGCAGGGCGCCGGCAGGCGCGTGGCACCCATCCTGAACGGGCTCGGCACCACCAAGTACGAAGAGCTTTTCCTCCTCTGGGGCACGGTGGCCCGGCTGCTGCGTGAGGCGGGACTGGACGTGGTGGACGCCGAAGTCGGTGAACTCGTCACCAGCCTGGACATGGGAGGGGTGTCGCTGACGCTGATGTGGCTGCATGACGAGCTCGAGACGTTCTGGACAGCCGACGCGTACACCCCGGCCTTCCGGAAGCAGCGGGCTCCGGTCGCGGCTGCAGCCGGCTACGTGCAGGACACAGGCGGCGGGGTCCGGGAGACCCGGGCCATCCCGGAAGCGAGCCCGGCCGCCGTCGTTCTTGCCGGAACCGCCCTCAATGCCCTCGAAAGCATGGCCGCATGCCTGCATGCGAATGAAGCGCGCCTGGGCGAGATCGATGCTGTGGCCGGTGACGGGGACCATGGCCGCGGCATGGTCAAGGGCATTGACGCCGCTCTTGCGGCTGCCCGCACGGCGTACGATGGCGGGGCTGGCGCGGCTTATCTGCTGCAGTCGGCCGGCCAGGGCTGGGCGGAGCATGCCGGAGGCACCTCCGGAGTGCTGTGGGGAGCCGCCCTCGAAGCGGCGGGCCAGTCCCTCACCGACGGGAAGGCGGACTACACGGACGGCGACTTCGTGGCTGCCGTCCAGGCCTTTTCCGGCGCGATCCTGGACCTGGGCCGTGCCGCTGTGGGGGACAAGACCCTCGTGGACGCTCTCCTGCCATTCGTCGGCGAGCTCGCCGACGGCGTCGGCCGGGGCAGCTCCTTCGCTGCCGCCTGGCGGGCCGCGGCCGAAGTAGCCACAGAACAGGCGGAGGCGACGGCGGCCCTGCGGCCCAAGCTGGGCCGTGCCCGCCCGCTGGCAGAAAAATCCGTTGGCACCCCCGATGCGGGCGCCACCTCGTTCGCGCTGCTCGTCCGGGACCTGGCCGGTCTGCGCAGCGGGATACCCGCCTCCTGA
- a CDS encoding ribose-5-phosphate isomerase, translating into MAEKLRIVVGCDDAGFEYKEALKNDLAAHGLVADVVDVGVGPDGHTAYPHVAVEAARMVASGAADRALLVCGTGLGVAIAANKVKGVRAVTAHDSFSVERAVLSNNAQVLCMGQRVIGLELARRLAREWVGYTFDDSSPSADKVAAICGYED; encoded by the coding sequence ATGGCAGAAAAACTCCGAATAGTCGTCGGCTGCGATGACGCCGGCTTCGAATACAAGGAAGCACTGAAAAACGATCTGGCCGCACACGGCCTGGTGGCGGACGTCGTCGATGTCGGCGTGGGCCCGGACGGCCACACCGCCTATCCGCACGTGGCGGTTGAGGCCGCACGCATGGTGGCCAGCGGCGCCGCGGACCGGGCGCTCCTGGTCTGCGGCACGGGCCTGGGCGTGGCGATTGCCGCCAACAAGGTCAAAGGGGTCCGGGCCGTGACCGCCCACGACTCCTTCTCCGTGGAGCGCGCGGTGCTCAGCAACAACGCCCAGGTCCTGTGCATGGGCCAGCGCGTAATCGGCCTCGAGCTGGCACGCCGGCTCGCCAGGGAATGGGTGGGCTACACCTTCGACGACAGCAGCCCCTCGGCGGACAAGGTCGCCGCGATCTGCGGCTACGAGGACTGA
- a CDS encoding thiolase family protein, whose translation MVEAFLVGGARTPVGRYGGALSAVRPDDLAALVVREAVARAGVDPDAIDEVILGNANGAGEENRNVARMATILAGLPLHIPGITVNRLCSSGLSAIIMASQMIKAGAADIVVAGGVESMSRAPWVQEKPQAAFAKPGDIFDTSIGWRFVNPLFKKGELSRDGKMTYSMPETAEEVGRVDNISREDADAFAVRSHERALAAIAAGRFKDEVVPVTVKTRKAETVVDTDEGPRAGTSMDVLAGLRPVVPGGSVVTAGNSSSLNDGASAIIVASESAVERLGLTPRARIIDGASAGCEPEIMGIGPVPATQKVLKRSGLSVGDLGAVELNEAFATQSLATVRRLGLDPEIVNNDGGAIALGHPLGSSGSRIAITLLGRMEREDARIGLATMCIGVGQGTAMLLERV comes from the coding sequence ATGGTCGAGGCTTTTCTGGTCGGCGGTGCCCGCACCCCGGTAGGACGATACGGCGGAGCGCTCTCGGCGGTCCGGCCCGATGACCTGGCCGCGCTGGTGGTCCGGGAGGCCGTGGCCAGGGCGGGCGTGGATCCGGACGCGATCGATGAGGTCATCCTCGGCAACGCCAACGGCGCCGGCGAGGAGAACCGCAACGTGGCCCGCATGGCCACCATCCTCGCCGGCCTTCCACTGCACATCCCGGGCATCACCGTGAACCGGCTCTGCTCCTCGGGCCTGAGCGCCATCATCATGGCCAGCCAGATGATCAAGGCCGGGGCCGCGGACATCGTGGTGGCCGGCGGCGTGGAGTCCATGAGCCGCGCGCCCTGGGTCCAGGAGAAGCCGCAGGCGGCCTTCGCAAAGCCCGGGGACATCTTCGACACCTCCATCGGCTGGCGCTTCGTGAACCCCCTGTTCAAGAAGGGCGAGCTCTCCCGCGACGGCAAGATGACGTACTCCATGCCCGAAACCGCCGAGGAGGTGGGCCGCGTGGACAACATCTCCCGCGAGGACGCCGATGCCTTCGCCGTCCGCTCCCACGAACGGGCGCTCGCAGCCATTGCGGCGGGCCGCTTCAAGGACGAGGTCGTCCCCGTGACAGTCAAGACCCGCAAGGCCGAGACGGTCGTCGACACGGATGAGGGCCCGCGCGCGGGCACCTCCATGGACGTCCTGGCGGGCCTCCGCCCCGTCGTCCCCGGCGGCTCGGTGGTCACCGCCGGCAACTCCTCCTCCCTCAACGACGGCGCCTCCGCCATCATCGTGGCGTCCGAATCAGCGGTCGAGCGGCTGGGCCTCACGCCCCGCGCCCGCATCATCGACGGCGCGTCCGCCGGCTGCGAGCCGGAAATCATGGGCATCGGCCCGGTCCCGGCAACCCAGAAGGTGCTCAAGCGGAGCGGGCTCAGCGTCGGTGACCTTGGCGCCGTCGAACTTAATGAGGCTTTTGCCACCCAGTCCCTTGCCACCGTGCGTCGCCTTGGGCTGGATCCGGAGATCGTGAACAACGACGGCGGCGCGATCGCTCTGGGGCACCCGCTGGGTTCCAGCGGCTCCCGGATCGCCATCACCCTGCTGGGCCGGATGGAGCGGGAAGACGCACGGATCGGGCTCGCCACCATGTGCATCGGCGTGGGCCAGGGCACGGCCATGCTGCTGGAGCGAGTGTAG